The proteins below are encoded in one region of Ammospiza nelsoni isolate bAmmNel1 chromosome 23, bAmmNel1.pri, whole genome shotgun sequence:
- the LOC132083312 gene encoding potassium voltage-gated channel subfamily A member 2 → MTVATGDPADEAAALPGHPQDTYNPETDHECCERVVINISGLRFETQLKTLAQFPETLLGDPKKRMRYFDPLRNEYFFDRNRPSFDAILYYYQSGGRLRRPVNVPLDIFSEEIRFYELGEEAMEMFREDEGYIKEEERPLPENEFQRQVWLLFEYPESSGPARIIAIVSVMVILISIVSFCLETLPIFRDENEDMHGSGLSHPPYSNSSMGYQQSTSFTDPFFIVETLCIIWFSFEFLVRFFACPSKAGFFTNIMNIIDIVAIIPYFITLGTELAEKPEDGQQGQQAMSLAILRVIRLVRVFRIFKLSRHSKGLQILGQTLKASMRELGLLIFFLFIGVILFSSAVYFAEADESESQFPSIPDAFWWAVVSMTTVGYGDMVPTTIGGKIVGSLCAIAGVLTIALPVPVIVSNFNYFYHRETEGEEQAQYLQVTSCPKIPSSPDLKKSRSASTISKSDYMEIQEGVNNSNEDFREENLKTANCTLANTNYVNITKMLTDV, encoded by the coding sequence ATGACAGTTGCCACTGGAGATCCTGCAGAtgaagctgcagctcttcccGGTCACCCGCAGGACACGTACAACCCCGAGACCGACCATGAGTGCTGTGAGAGGGTGGTCATCAACATCTCGGGGCTGCGCTTCGAGACGCAGCTCAAGACACTTGCCCAGTTCCCAGAGACCTTGCTAGGGGATCCCAAAAAGAGGATGAGGTATTTCGACCCTCTCCGGAACGAGTACTTCTTTGACCGGAACAGACCCAGCTTCGATGCCATTTTGTACTATTACCAGTCCGGGGGGAGGTTGCGGCGGCCGGTTAACGTGCCCTTGGACATCTTCTCGGAAGAGATCCGCTTCTACGAGCTGGGGGAAGAGGCCATGGAGATGTTCCGGGAGGATGAAGGCTACATcaaggaagaggagaggccaCTACCTGAGAACGAGTTTCAGAGACAAGTGTGGCTGCTCTTTGAGTACCCCGAGagctcaggccctgccaggaTTATAGCTATTGTTTCTGTCATGGTGATTTTAATCTCCATCGTCAGCTTTTGCCTGGAAACGTTGCCCATTTTTCGGGATGAAAACGAAGACATGCACGGCAGCGGGCTGAGCCATCCCCCCTACTCCAACAGCAGCATGGGGTACCAGCAGTCCACTTCTTTCACAGACCCCTTCTTCATCGTGGAGACACTTTGCATCATCTGGTTCTCCTTCGAGTTCTTGGTGAGGTTTTTCGCCTGCCCCAGCAAGGCTGGTTTTTTTACCAACATCATGAACATTATAGACATCGTAGCCATCATCCCCTACTTCATCACCTTGGGGACGGAGCTGGCCGAGAAGCCAGAGgatggccagcagggccagcaagCCATGTCCTTGGCCATCCTCAGAGTCATCCGCTTGGTGCGGGTCTTCAGGATCTTCAAGCTCTCCCGGCACTCCAAGGGGCTGCAGATCCTGGGCCAGACTCTCAAGGCCAGcatgagggagctgggcctcttgatatttttcctcttcattgGCGTGATCCTCTTCTCCAGCGCCGTCTACTTTGCCGAGGCCGACGAGAGCGAGTCCCAGTTCCCGAGCATCCCCGATGCCTTCTGGTGGGCTGTGGTTTCCATGACGACTGTTGGCTACGGAGACATGGTCCCCACCACCATCGGGGGGAAAATAGTGGGTTCCTTGTGTGCCATCGCTGGCGTATTAACGATTGCCTTACCAGTGCCCGTCATAGTGTCTAACTTCAATTACTTCTACCACCGGGAGACcgagggagaggagcaggctCAATATTTGCAAGTAACCAGCTGCCCAAAGATCCCCTCTTCCCCTGAcctaaagaaaagcagaagtgcCTCTACTATTAGTAAGTCTGATTATATGGAGATCCAGGAAGGTGTAAACAATAGCAATGAGGATTTTAGGGAGGAGAACTTGAAGACAGCCAATTGCACCCTAGCTAACACAAACTATGTGAATATCACCAAAATGCTAACCGATGTCTAG